One window from the genome of Anopheles merus strain MAF chromosome 3R, AmerM5.1, whole genome shotgun sequence encodes:
- the LOC121596309 gene encoding CD63 antigen-like: protein MPSLGISCVRYMVFFFNFLFAITGLVVIVTGAIIQSNYYHYSNFVGDNFWTAPIVLIVIGSIIFVVACFGCCGAAKESPCMIITFSIFLALVFLAEIGIGIAGYYKHEELSGILEKGFNKTLDSYATDKGAQEAWNLVQSEMVCCGIKGPEDWEPIYKNDTVPRACCHRMPVGVNKCTREYASTEGCFSKLSSYLGSKSLILAGIGIGLAIVQLIAVLLACCLYGSFRRQYETV, encoded by the exons ATCACCGGGCTGGTCGTGATTGTTACGGGAGCCATCATTCAATCGAATTATTACCATTACTCGAACTTTGTCG GTGACAACTTCTGGACCGCACCGATCGTGCTCATCGTCATCGGGTCGATCATCTTCGTCGTGGCATGCTTCGGTTGCTGCGGTGCCGCCAAGGAAAGCCCGTGCATGATCATCACC ttttccattttcctggCACTGGTGTTCCTGGCCGAAATCGGCATCGGCATCGCCGGGTACTACAAGCACGAAGAGCTGAGCGGCATACTGGAGAAGGGCTTCAACAAGACGCTGGACAGCTACGCCACGGACAAGGGCGCCCAGGAGGCGTGGAATCTCGTGCAGTCGGAGATGGTGTGCTGCGGCATTAAGGGACCGGAGGACTGGGAACCGATCTACAAGAACGACACGGTGCCGCGGGCCTGCTGCCACCGGATGCCGGTCGGTGTGAACAAGTGCACCAGGGAGTACGCCTCGACGGAGGGTTGCTTCTCGAAGCTGTCCAGCTATCTCGGCTCGAAATCGCTCATCCTCGCCGGCATTGGCATCGGGTTGGCCATTGTGCAG CTGATTGCTGTCCTGCTGGCCTGCTGTCTGTATGGATCCTTCCGCCGTCAGTACGAGACCGTCTAA